A genomic segment from Flexistipes sp. encodes:
- a CDS encoding molybdopterin-binding protein produces the protein MKKLKVEDAVGEKLAYDITEVNLDTNFKGVAFYRGHFIEEKDLEHLLRLGKEYVFVEEDEAGEVHENDVATAIAPLAAGKNIYYSEAPKEGKIDFFAAADGIFTVDTETVLKINSMEIPSMPTISDKYPVTAGTKVAAFRIIPLTCKKAIFDEMKTIMKQPVLSVKKYTISRVSIIVTGNEIYYGKIEDKFTEKLKQKLTKFGVNNINSRILPDDETVIASAVKEESKQSGLILITGGTSVDPDDKTRLGIENAGVEFVQKGNPIQPGNNFSIGYLNSTTVCAVPAAALFYNITSLDIFLPQILAEIKVTKNDIVSKAIGGLCHQCKVCVYPVCSFGKGVCLS, from the coding sequence ATGAAAAAATTAAAGGTTGAAGATGCTGTGGGCGAAAAACTCGCTTATGATATCACTGAAGTTAATCTGGATACTAATTTCAAAGGCGTAGCATTTTACAGGGGGCATTTTATTGAAGAAAAGGATCTTGAGCATCTTCTGCGTCTGGGAAAAGAGTATGTCTTTGTTGAAGAAGATGAAGCCGGTGAAGTACATGAAAACGATGTGGCAACAGCAATAGCCCCTTTGGCAGCCGGAAAAAATATTTATTACAGCGAAGCTCCCAAGGAAGGAAAAATAGATTTCTTTGCCGCTGCCGATGGTATTTTTACTGTCGATACTGAAACTGTGTTAAAAATCAACAGTATGGAAATACCTTCAATGCCGACTATAAGTGACAAATACCCTGTTACTGCAGGCACAAAAGTTGCAGCATTCAGGATTATCCCTCTGACATGCAAAAAAGCAATATTTGATGAAATGAAAACAATTATGAAGCAACCAGTCCTGTCGGTAAAAAAATACACAATTAGCAGGGTATCGATAATAGTAACAGGTAATGAGATATATTATGGTAAAATTGAGGATAAATTTACGGAAAAACTGAAACAAAAGCTTACAAAATTTGGAGTAAACAATATAAACAGCAGGATACTCCCGGATGATGAGACGGTGATTGCCTCAGCCGTTAAAGAGGAGTCAAAACAAAGCGGACTGATACTAATTACAGGCGGGACATCTGTGGATCCGGATGATAAAACAAGGCTGGGGATAGAAAATGCCGGGGTTGAATTTGTACAAAAAGGCAATCCAATACAGCCGGGCAATAATTTTTCCATCGGCTATCTTAATAGCACCACTGTCTGTGCAGTGCCTGCGGCAGCACTGTTTTATAACATAACATCTCTTGATATTTTCCTGCCTCAAATACTGGCTGAAATAAAAGTAACAAAGAATGACATTGTATCAAAAGCAATCGGCGGTCTGTGCCATCAATGCAAGGTTTGCGTTTATCCGGTATGTTCTTTCGGGAAGGGTGTATGTTTGAGTTAG
- a CDS encoding Na+/H+ antiporter subunit E, giving the protein MKFILTFIALLIFWFMLSGHFTVIIVTSAVIYSLIAAYFTYNYFIEDISLAGIKRIFKFIAYLPWLFWEIIVANLQVAYIVLSPKMPISPELVETETDLKTDYGKTALGNSITLTPGTVTIEIENSKILVHAITKEHAQDIRNKDIEKKILRIEA; this is encoded by the coding sequence ATGAAATTTATTCTCACATTTATCGCTCTGCTGATTTTCTGGTTTATGCTTTCAGGTCACTTTACAGTAATTATTGTGACCTCAGCAGTAATATATTCCCTGATTGCAGCTTACTTTACCTATAATTACTTTATTGAGGATATAAGTTTAGCCGGAATAAAGCGGATTTTTAAATTTATAGCCTATCTGCCGTGGCTTTTCTGGGAAATTATTGTAGCAAATCTTCAGGTTGCATACATTGTCCTCAGCCCAAAAATGCCTATATCCCCGGAACTGGTGGAAACGGAAACTGATCTGAAAACCGATTACGGGAAAACAGCTCTTGGCAATTCCATTACCTTAACCCCCGGTACAGTTACAATCGAAATTGAAAACAGCAAAATACTGGTGCATGCGATAACAAAGGAGCATGCTCAGGATATAAGAAACAAAGATATAGAGAAAAAAATATTGAGGATAGAAGCTTAA
- a CDS encoding cation:proton antiporter yields the protein MFSFIAVIILIGVFCVLFRAVKGPTIFDRVLSVNLIGTKAVVVIALIGFMHGRPEFMDIALTYALINFIGTIAFLKYIEKNKLD from the coding sequence ATGTTCAGCTTTATAGCAGTGATAATCCTTATCGGTGTGTTTTGTGTACTCTTCAGGGCTGTAAAAGGGCCCACTATATTCGACCGGGTGTTGTCCGTAAACCTGATAGGCACAAAAGCCGTTGTTGTAATCGCGCTAATAGGTTTTATGCATGGCAGGCCTGAGTTTATGGATATAGCCCTGACATATGCACTTATTAATTTTATCGGAACAATAGCTTTTCTGAAATATATTGAAAAAAATAAACTGGATTAA
- the mnhG gene encoding monovalent cation/H(+) antiporter subunit G, with protein sequence MTILDVITLILLLAGSFFMLVASIGMIRLPDFYTRMHAGGKADTLGQGLIFLALIIYEGFTLISLKMLIIFAFIFIANPTATHAVAKAAYKGGLKIWSRDKNDSS encoded by the coding sequence ATGACTATACTTGATGTGATTACTCTGATTTTACTTCTTGCCGGAAGTTTTTTTATGCTCGTGGCTTCCATAGGAATGATAAGGCTGCCGGATTTTTATACGAGAATGCACGCCGGCGGCAAAGCGGATACTTTGGGGCAGGGGCTGATTTTTCTTGCTTTGATAATTTATGAAGGATTCACTTTGATAAGCCTTAAAATGTTAATAATTTTTGCTTTTATTTTCATAGCAAATCCCACTGCCACACACGCTGTGGCTAAAGCTGCCTATAAAGGCGGATTAAAGATATGGAGCAGAGACAAGAATGATAGCAGTTGA
- a CDS encoding DUF4040 domain-containing protein codes for MIAVDFLLLLLLVIIAIAAISAKDILTSIMLLGSYSLVIAMEWMLLNAVDVAFTEAAVGAGISTILMIAVLTRVPRFEKELTEQKHFFNLFNRSELLALATVVITGVLLISGTWDMPAFGDPNSPANSYLSPEYIERSYPQTGSHNIVTAVLASYRGYDTLGETTVVFTAAVCLVLLIRSYKNNER; via the coding sequence ATGATAGCAGTTGATTTTCTTCTCCTTTTACTTTTGGTAATTATTGCTATTGCTGCCATTTCGGCAAAAGATATCCTTACCAGTATAATGCTTCTTGGCAGCTACAGTCTTGTAATTGCAATGGAGTGGATGTTGCTTAATGCTGTTGATGTCGCTTTTACTGAAGCTGCTGTGGGGGCAGGAATATCAACGATACTGATGATAGCGGTTCTTACCAGGGTACCGCGTTTTGAAAAGGAATTGACAGAGCAAAAACATTTTTTCAATCTTTTTAACCGTTCGGAGCTGCTGGCACTGGCCACAGTTGTTATAACAGGTGTTCTGCTTATATCGGGAACCTGGGACATGCCCGCTTTCGGAGATCCGAATTCCCCGGCTAATTCCTATCTGTCACCTGAATACATCGAAAGAAGTTACCCTCAGACAGGATCACATAATATTGTCACCGCAGTACTGGCAAGTTACAGGGGTTACGATACACTCGGCGAAACAACCGTTGTTTTTACTGCTGCCGTCTGTCTGGTCTTATTAATAAGGAGCTATAAAAATAATGAAAGATGA
- a CDS encoding Na(+)/H(+) antiporter subunit B yields MKDDVILRTITKFMLPFIQIFAFYTLAHGEISPGGGFQAGVIFGASFILIALIFGKSEARSKMPRSLNDILFSSGAFIYALTGLVCIFTGGLFLEYGELPFHSAKEGNHIGMIIIELGVAITVAAVMMTIFFEIAGKEDD; encoded by the coding sequence ATGAAAGATGATGTTATTTTAAGAACCATTACAAAATTTATGCTCCCCTTTATACAGATTTTTGCATTTTACACACTTGCCCATGGTGAAATCAGTCCGGGCGGTGGATTCCAGGCGGGAGTAATTTTCGGGGCAAGCTTTATACTTATTGCTCTGATCTTCGGCAAAAGTGAGGCAAGGTCGAAAATGCCTCGATCTCTTAATGACATACTTTTTTCATCCGGTGCTTTTATTTATGCACTTACCGGTTTGGTGTGCATATTTACCGGCGGTCTTTTTCTTGAATATGGAGAACTCCCCTTTCACTCGGCAAAAGAGGGTAACCACATAGGCATGATTATCATTGAACTCGGCGTTGCAATAACAGTGGCAGCTGTAATGATGACAATATTTTTCGAAATCGCGGGGAAGGAAGATGATTGA
- a CDS encoding cation:proton antiporter subunit C: MIEFIADKYNFWIAIVLMMIGFYAIIAKHNLVKKVIGLNIFQTSVFLFYISISKVNGGTAPIIWHPEEHAKVVYDNPLPHVLILTAIVVSVSVTAVALGIIVKLYKNYGSIEDDEIKIRELKEPELDSK, translated from the coding sequence ATGATTGAGTTCATAGCAGATAAATACAATTTCTGGATAGCAATAGTACTGATGATGATAGGTTTTTATGCTATTATCGCCAAACACAACCTGGTAAAAAAGGTGATCGGTTTAAACATCTTCCAGACTTCCGTATTTCTTTTCTATATTTCCATAAGCAAGGTTAACGGCGGTACTGCACCGATAATATGGCATCCTGAAGAGCACGCCAAAGTTGTTTACGATAACCCGCTTCCCCACGTACTTATACTCACAGCCATTGTTGTTTCCGTCAGTGTTACAGCGGTGGCTTTGGGTATCATTGTAAAATTATACAAAAATTACGGTAGTATAGAGGATGATGAAATTAAAATCAGAGAGCTCAAAGAGCCGGAGTTGGATTCCAAATGA
- a CDS encoding monovalent cation/H+ antiporter subunit D family protein: MIDFFTAHAPVLAIVFFIFGALTAPVLGKINNSLSYYCALITTALSFVLSVYLLVSVYNNGPLEYFLGGWKPPYGIEYRADILNSFILSVVSFVSLLSIIYGYGSIKAEIHEKRRPAFYSVYLLFIGGMMGILITNDIFNMYVFLEITSLAGYALIAMGRTRYSYMASFNYLILGSIGATFFLIGIGYLYMQTGTLNLTDLAQRLQGHFDTNVVLVAIAFIIVGLMLKMAVFPLHFWLPDAYTYSPSVISAAMAGTSTKVAAYLLIRLMYTIFGIQAGFSGINFSGIIIVISSITILAGSIIAISQTDLKRMLAFSSIGQIGYVLIGTAMVNKYAFAGGLLHILNHAMMKTALFMVAGGFFYKLTSTKINNLKGMGRQMPFTSTMFLILSLSMVGIPLTVGFISKWYIVLGAAQSGNWIVVPVILLSSLLTAVYFGRVINTLFFKESEPSGAENLPVKMPYSMIGSTAVLVFLCVFFGVFAYLPAEISLKAAESIIGAMPWK, encoded by the coding sequence ATGATTGATTTTTTTACCGCACACGCACCTGTTCTTGCTATTGTGTTTTTTATTTTCGGAGCGTTAACGGCTCCTGTACTGGGAAAAATAAATAATTCCTTATCTTATTACTGTGCTCTCATAACCACTGCTCTTTCTTTTGTGCTGTCCGTTTACCTTCTTGTTTCGGTTTATAATAACGGCCCCCTTGAATATTTTCTCGGAGGGTGGAAACCACCGTACGGCATCGAATACCGCGCAGATATTCTTAACAGTTTTATTCTTTCGGTGGTATCCTTTGTATCTTTGCTTTCCATAATTTACGGATACGGAAGTATAAAAGCTGAAATCCATGAAAAAAGGCGTCCTGCCTTTTACTCCGTTTACCTGCTTTTTATTGGCGGAATGATGGGAATTCTCATAACAAACGACATCTTTAATATGTACGTTTTTCTGGAAATAACGTCATTGGCAGGATACGCGCTGATCGCTATGGGAAGGACAAGATACTCTTATATGGCAAGTTTCAACTATCTCATTTTGGGTTCAATTGGGGCAACGTTTTTTCTGATAGGTATAGGTTATTTATACATGCAGACAGGGACACTTAATCTGACCGATTTAGCCCAACGGCTCCAGGGTCATTTTGATACAAATGTAGTACTTGTGGCAATAGCATTTATTATTGTCGGACTTATGCTTAAGATGGCCGTTTTCCCACTTCACTTCTGGCTGCCGGATGCTTACACCTATTCCCCTTCTGTGATAAGCGCAGCAATGGCGGGAACCTCAACAAAAGTGGCCGCCTATCTGCTGATAAGACTTATGTACACAATTTTCGGCATTCAGGCGGGTTTTTCAGGGATAAACTTTTCAGGAATTATCATAGTAATCTCCAGTATAACTATTCTTGCAGGTTCAATTATCGCAATATCACAGACCGATCTGAAAAGGATGCTGGCTTTCTCCTCCATAGGCCAGATAGGTTATGTTCTCATAGGAACGGCAATGGTAAACAAATACGCTTTTGCCGGCGGGCTCCTTCATATATTAAACCATGCAATGATGAAAACAGCACTTTTCATGGTTGCCGGCGGATTTTTCTACAAGCTTACGTCTACAAAGATAAATAATTTGAAAGGTATGGGGCGGCAGATGCCGTTCACATCGACAATGTTTCTCATTCTCTCCCTTTCAATGGTTGGAATACCTCTTACCGTGGGATTTATATCCAAATGGTACATTGTATTGGGAGCGGCTCAGTCGGGTAACTGGATAGTCGTGCCGGTAATACTTTTAAGCTCTCTTTTAACGGCCGTATATTTCGGAAGAGTTATTAATACTCTGTTTTTTAAAGAATCAGAACCTTCCGGTGCAGAAAATTTGCCCGTAAAAATGCCTTATTCCATGATTGGCTCCACAGCGGTGCTTGTTTTCTTATGTGTCTTTTTCGGTGTTTTTGCATACCTGCCTGCCGAAATATCGCTGAAAGCCGCTGAAAGTATTATAGGGGCTATGCCATGGAAATGA
- a CDS encoding monovalent cation/H+ antiporter subunit D family protein produces the protein MEMIQSLTPVYAVLVSLIAIIPIYFSRHNPNLREFWTIFAAVIKFIIVLSLIPPLIKGYTVGINLFEILPGISFGFRVDLLGLIFALMASFLWILTSFYSIGYMRSLKEHNQTCYFICFAGSLSATIGAAFASNLFTMYIFYEALTLFTYPLIAHEGTSDAFRGARIYLIYLLGTSIAFLLPAIIGTYLQAGSLDFVSSGLLSQTMTSEAGTLFLTIMFFMYFIGVAKAAIMPLHSWLPNAMVAPTPVSALLHAVAVVKMGVFVILRIVLNVYGIDLLSRLGIATILVYIASITIIFASVIALRQDNIKARLAYSTISQLSYIVVGVCLLTISGISGSIMHMVIHAFSKITLFFWAGAVAVSLKKKYVSQLNGIGARMPVSMTIFSIGALSLIGLPPFAGFLSKWMLVSGALEADMLIIAVVFATSSFLNACYFLPIIYTAFFKKLPEDEETTIKEAPLAMLIPMSITAAITILLFFIPGSLTYMVNMILQGLN, from the coding sequence ATGGAAATGATTCAGTCACTTACGCCCGTATACGCTGTTCTGGTCTCGCTGATTGCAATCATACCTATCTATTTCTCCCGTCATAACCCCAATCTGCGGGAGTTCTGGACGATTTTTGCAGCAGTAATAAAATTTATAATCGTGTTGTCTCTGATTCCGCCTTTGATAAAGGGTTACACCGTCGGAATTAATCTTTTTGAAATACTTCCTGGTATCAGCTTCGGTTTCCGGGTGGATTTACTCGGTCTGATATTTGCACTTATGGCTTCATTCTTATGGATTCTCACTTCGTTTTATTCCATCGGTTATATGAGAAGCCTGAAAGAGCATAACCAGACATGTTATTTTATCTGTTTTGCAGGTTCACTTTCGGCTACAATAGGTGCGGCTTTCGCTTCAAATTTGTTCACAATGTATATATTTTATGAAGCACTGACACTTTTTACTTATCCACTGATAGCTCATGAGGGAACAAGCGATGCATTCAGAGGGGCAAGGATATATCTCATTTATCTGCTCGGTACTTCAATAGCATTTCTGCTGCCTGCAATAATCGGTACTTATCTTCAGGCAGGCTCCCTTGATTTTGTGAGCAGCGGTCTGCTTTCACAAACGATGACCTCTGAAGCCGGTACATTATTTCTTACTATTATGTTTTTTATGTATTTCATAGGTGTTGCAAAAGCAGCGATAATGCCTCTTCATTCATGGCTTCCCAATGCAATGGTTGCCCCCACTCCGGTAAGTGCACTTCTGCATGCCGTTGCCGTGGTCAAAATGGGGGTCTTTGTAATCCTGAGAATTGTTCTGAATGTATATGGAATAGACCTGCTGTCCAGGCTGGGAATTGCAACGATTCTTGTTTACATTGCAAGTATTACGATTATCTTTGCATCGGTTATTGCCTTAAGGCAGGATAATATAAAAGCCAGACTTGCATACTCCACAATCAGTCAGCTCTCATACATAGTTGTGGGTGTCTGTCTTCTTACAATATCCGGCATTTCCGGAAGTATTATGCATATGGTAATTCACGCTTTTTCAAAAATAACGCTTTTTTTCTGGGCCGGTGCAGTGGCGGTAAGCTTAAAAAAGAAATATGTCAGCCAGCTTAACGGTATCGGCGCAAGGATGCCTGTCAGTATGACAATTTTCTCAATCGGGGCACTTTCACTTATTGGTCTGCCGCCTTTTGCAGGATTTTTAAGCAAATGGATGCTCGTATCCGGAGCTTTGGAAGCAGATATGCTGATTATTGCAGTTGTGTTTGCCACCAGTTCTTTTCTTAACGCGTGCTATTTCCTTCCGATTATTTACACCGCATTCTTCAAAAAGCTTCCCGAAGATGAAGAAACAACTATAAAAGAGGCTCCGCTTGCAATGCTGATACCTATGAGCATTACGGCAGCTATTACGATCTTGCTCTTTTTTATCCCGGGCAGCTTGACATACATGGTTAATATGATTTTGCAGGGGCTGAACTGA
- a CDS encoding Na(+)/H(+) antiporter subunit D: protein MINVLPPAFIFIIAGLIVPFLKGRARNVFLTAVPIVTFINLISLPEGISMGYSYFSYDMHLLRVDELSLIFGYIFLIISFASFIYGYHVKNNWEFTAGLFYAGGALGVIFAADLVTLYFFWELMTVASVFLIWARNTDKSIGSGMRYFLFHLVGGVILLIGIILQIKQTGSAAFNHMELSSLSTYLIFIGFGINCAWPLLHTWLVDSYPEATILGTVLLSTFTTKTAIYTLVRGFAGTEILIFIGAAMAAFPIFYAVIENDLRRVLAYSLINQLGFMVVGIGIGTPLALNGTVAHVFADILFKSLLFMGMGAVLYRTGKIKATEIGGLYKYMPYTAAFTIVGAASISAFPLFSAFATKSMVMSAAAGNHYTITWLILLFASAGVFHHAGIKIPFFAFFSHDSGLRPKEAPLSMLIGMGILAFLNIFIGIFPGFLYQILPFDANYVPYTTAHVVSQLQLLLFSALAFTLLLRSGIYPPEIRSVNLDADLVYRKVLGGFIKFEDKIILPALDNVKYLFFNFMPSLLGTLTSNPYKLVNQIITGGVKEEKRGSEAESYFWLIGWSVFIITVFLAIYLLAFMHF, encoded by the coding sequence ATGATTAATGTTCTCCCTCCCGCTTTTATTTTCATAATTGCCGGGCTTATAGTGCCGTTTTTAAAAGGCAGGGCAAGGAATGTCTTTTTAACCGCAGTGCCGATTGTGACTTTTATCAATCTTATTAGTCTGCCCGAAGGTATTTCCATGGGGTATTCGTATTTCAGCTATGATATGCATTTATTAAGGGTGGACGAACTTTCTCTGATATTCGGATACATTTTTCTGATAATTTCTTTTGCTTCATTTATTTACGGCTACCATGTGAAAAACAACTGGGAATTCACCGCCGGTCTCTTTTACGCCGGAGGTGCCCTGGGTGTAATTTTTGCCGCCGACCTCGTTACCCTTTATTTTTTCTGGGAATTAATGACTGTTGCTTCCGTATTCCTTATCTGGGCGAGGAATACTGATAAGTCTATAGGCTCGGGAATGCGCTATTTTCTTTTTCATCTTGTGGGCGGTGTTATTTTACTTATCGGAATCATTTTGCAGATCAAACAAACAGGAAGTGCAGCTTTTAATCATATGGAGCTCTCCTCTTTAAGCACTTACCTTATCTTTATCGGTTTTGGAATAAACTGTGCATGGCCTCTTCTTCATACATGGCTTGTGGATTCTTACCCCGAAGCCACAATTCTCGGAACAGTTTTACTAAGTACCTTTACCACTAAAACAGCAATCTACACACTTGTCAGAGGTTTTGCTGGAACTGAAATACTGATATTTATAGGCGCTGCAATGGCAGCTTTCCCTATATTTTATGCCGTTATTGAAAACGATTTACGCAGGGTTCTTGCCTACAGTCTCATCAACCAGCTCGGATTTATGGTGGTGGGTATCGGTATCGGGACACCTCTGGCACTGAACGGCACTGTTGCTCACGTGTTTGCCGATATACTTTTTAAATCTCTGCTTTTTATGGGAATGGGAGCTGTCCTTTACAGAACGGGCAAAATAAAGGCAACGGAAATAGGTGGTTTGTATAAATATATGCCGTATACCGCAGCCTTTACCATTGTAGGAGCTGCTTCCATATCAGCTTTTCCTCTTTTCAGTGCATTTGCCACAAAATCAATGGTGATGTCTGCAGCTGCCGGCAACCACTATACGATAACCTGGCTCATTCTGCTATTTGCATCCGCTGGTGTCTTTCATCACGCCGGAATTAAAATTCCCTTTTTCGCTTTTTTCAGCCATGACAGCGGACTCAGACCAAAAGAAGCCCCGCTAAGCATGCTTATAGGCATGGGTATTCTTGCATTTTTAAACATATTTATCGGCATTTTTCCCGGATTCTTATATCAAATTCTCCCATTTGATGCCAATTATGTCCCGTACACTACTGCACACGTTGTAAGTCAGCTTCAACTTCTTCTCTTTTCAGCACTGGCATTCACACTTCTTCTCCGCTCCGGCATATACCCTCCGGAAATAAGATCGGTCAACCTGGATGCCGACCTTGTCTACAGAAAAGTTTTGGGAGGTTTTATTAAGTTTGAAGATAAGATTATTTTACCCGCCCTGGACAATGTGAAATATCTTTTCTTCAATTTTATGCCCTCACTACTTGGAACACTCACTTCCAATCCCTACAAGCTGGTCAATCAAATTATTACCGGCGGAGTAAAAGAAGAAAAGAGAGGGAGTGAAGCAGAAAGTTATTTCTGGCTGATCGGATGGTCTGTATTTATTATTACTGTATTTTTGGCCATATATCTTCTGGCTTTTATGCACTTCTGA
- the recD gene encoding exodeoxyribonuclease V subunit alpha: protein MGTLDELLEKNLINDADYYFARHLFLDKIKSCQSELPSLAALVSSLNREGHICVDFENLHRLEKVPDIFRTNDIKNIVEKNNQYIGAPGEFKPFIYDGKRIYLHKYFEYENFVASNLSERSRIHYGIDERCADAFAKDQCKANGELNLQNLAVFMGLRNNLSFISGGPGTGKTTTVARLLYYHLLQNKNINIALAAPTGKAAARMGESLSDSMKRFHLENTTFSDIQTMTIHRLLGYSPHLGGFRYCRSGRKKHHPALLGYDLIVVDEASMIDLSLMFHLLKALPLETKLVFLGDRRQLASVAPGAVFGDICDIENINAFSEQFAGEYRLFSGECIKETMVKSPMGDNIVELRKSYRYKSDSDIAKAAGMIEKGESSRLKDFLVNHSDTGEGSVRLTSHSQLSEFFRGNLLQHYIDISKSDDIGKAYKKVFNYQILTPLKRGRFSTESINNYFINALKTHFHLPKLRSYFNGMPVLINKNDYTNRLFNGDLGLIFGENSAELKICFPSQEDSGFRQFRLKDIYGYEFAYCLTVHKSQGSEFENVVLVLPEKSDFLSRELIYTALTRARHSVVIIGNPDILAEAVSLKTTRMSGLREKIHGATP, encoded by the coding sequence GTGGGAACCCTTGATGAGCTTTTAGAGAAAAATCTTATTAATGATGCGGATTATTATTTTGCCAGACACCTTTTTTTGGATAAAATAAAAAGCTGCCAAAGTGAGCTGCCCTCACTTGCAGCACTTGTTTCCTCTCTAAACAGAGAGGGGCATATCTGTGTTGATTTTGAGAATCTGCACCGTTTGGAAAAAGTTCCGGATATTTTCAGGACCAATGACATTAAAAATATCGTTGAAAAAAATAACCAATATATCGGCGCCCCCGGAGAATTCAAGCCTTTCATTTATGACGGCAAAAGGATTTATCTCCACAAATATTTTGAGTATGAAAATTTTGTTGCATCCAACCTTTCCGAGAGGAGCAGGATACATTACGGGATAGATGAGCGCTGCGCCGATGCATTTGCAAAGGATCAGTGCAAAGCAAACGGAGAACTGAATCTGCAGAATCTGGCAGTGTTTATGGGACTCAGAAATAATCTCTCTTTTATTTCAGGAGGTCCGGGAACAGGTAAAACCACTACTGTTGCCAGACTTCTCTATTATCACTTATTACAGAATAAAAATATCAATATTGCGCTTGCGGCGCCCACCGGCAAAGCCGCAGCCAGAATGGGCGAATCCCTCTCCGATTCAATGAAACGTTTCCATCTTGAAAATACAACCTTTTCCGATATACAGACAATGACAATTCACAGACTGCTGGGTTACAGCCCGCATCTTGGTGGATTCAGATACTGTAGATCCGGCAGGAAGAAACATCACCCGGCTTTACTCGGGTATGACCTGATTGTGGTGGATGAAGCGTCGATGATAGATCTGAGTTTGATGTTTCATCTTTTAAAGGCTTTGCCTTTGGAGACGAAACTTGTTTTCCTCGGGGATAGAAGGCAGCTTGCTTCCGTTGCTCCGGGAGCCGTTTTTGGTGATATCTGTGATATCGAGAATATAAACGCTTTTTCTGAACAGTTTGCCGGTGAATACAGATTATTTTCAGGCGAATGTATCAAAGAGACGATGGTTAAGAGTCCTATGGGTGATAATATTGTGGAGCTTAGAAAAAGTTACAGGTATAAAAGTGACAGCGATATTGCTAAAGCCGCCGGGATGATTGAAAAAGGTGAAAGCAGCCGGTTGAAAGATTTTTTGGTAAACCACAGCGACACAGGAGAAGGAAGCGTAAGGCTGACTAGTCACAGTCAGCTGAGTGAATTTTTCAGGGGAAATCTCCTTCAGCACTACATTGATATAAGCAAAAGTGATGACATCGGTAAGGCATATAAAAAGGTGTTTAACTATCAAATACTGACCCCGCTCAAAAGGGGGCGTTTTTCCACAGAATCAATAAACAACTATTTTATAAATGCTCTGAAAACGCATTTTCATTTACCGAAACTAAGATCTTATTTCAACGGAATGCCTGTTCTCATTAACAAAAACGATTATACAAACAGGCTGTTTAACGGGGATCTGGGGTTAATCTTCGGCGAAAATTCAGCAGAACTGAAAATCTGCTTTCCTTCACAGGAGGATAGCGGCTTCAGGCAATTTCGTCTTAAGGATATTTATGGATATGAGTTCGCCTACTGTTTAACAGTCCACAAATCCCAGGGTTCAGAGTTTGAAAATGTTGTGCTGGTTTTGCCTGAAAAAAGTGATTTTCTGAGTAGAGAGCTTATTTACACAGCTCTCACCAGAGCCCGGCATTCGGTGGTCATTATCGGCAATCCTGACATATTGGCCGAAGCCGTATCACTAAAAACAACCAGAATGTCCGGCTTAAGGGAAAAAATTCACGGTGCGACTCCATGA